The DNA segment GGTTTTCGGGAATCAATAGCGTTTTGCTTCCGTTAAAAGAGGCAAAAACAAAACCTTTTTCGGTAAAATCGCTTGCTTCAAACAAGCTGTCGTTTTGCTGGAAAAGTCCCGTAATCGTGTTGCTGTTTGGTTTTTTATAAAGTACAAAAGGAAGTTTTTGCCCTAATTGTTGGGCGGCTTTTGCTGAAATTTGTTCCATTCTTATTTTTCAATTTTTCTTTTTGGCAAAACCATCGTGGTCAATTTGCAAAGCGAAATTAGCGCCTCGTTTTCATCCGTAATTCGGATTTCCCATAAATGAATACTGCTTCCTTTGTGGATAATTTTTGCCGTGGCCGTCACTATTCCGTTGCGTTTTGCCTTGACATGATTCGCCGAAATTTCGATTCCGCGTACTTCGCTATGTTCTGGATTCACGAACAAAAAAGAAGCGGCACTGCCCACACTTTCGGCCAAAGCCACCGAAGCGCCACCGTGGAGCAATCCCATGGGTTGATGCACTGAAGGATTTACGGGCATTGTTGCCGTCAAATAATCAGGACCGGCATCGACATATTCAATATTCAGGGTTTGCATCAGGGTATTTTTCGAAATTTCATTGCAATATTGAAGGATTTTTTCTTTGTCGAAAGTCATGTGTTTTGTTTTAAAAATGTAAATTTATGGAAAAGATGGTAAAACAATTGGTATTAAAAATTCAAAATTAACAATCGCTCTTGATACGTACTAGTTTTTTCCTATTTTTACAAAAAATATAACAAATGCGTCAGCTTACTTTTCTGTTTTTTATTGGAATCCTCATTACTGTCAGCTCCTGTCGAACCGATTTTGAAACCGTGCCCAGCACCGGGAATTTAGCCTTTTCGAGAGACACCATTTATTTGGACACCGTTTTCACGAACATTGGTTCGAGCACTTATTCGCTAAAAGTGTACAATAAATCCAAAAATGACATCAATATTCCAAGCATCCAATTAGGCAAAGGCTTGAATTCAAAATATCGAATGACGGTGGACGGAATGCAGGGCAATCAAGGAAGAGTATTTGAAAATGTGACGCTTTTGGCCAAAGATAGTTTGTATATTTTTATTGAAACTACTGCTAATATCGCTGATGCCAACCTAACTGATTTTCTGTACACCGACCAGATTTTGTTTGACGGAGGCAGCAATCTCCAAAAAGTGGAATTGGTGACCCTTGTCCAGGATGCGGTTTTTCTTTATCCCCAAAAGTTTGCTGACGGTACAACTGAAACCCTTCCTATTGGCGACGAAGCAATTTATGGCTTCTTTCTAGACGAGAACGATCCCATAAACGGCAATGAACTCCATTTTACGAACAAGAAACCCTACGTCATCTATGGTTATGCGGCAGTTCCTTCCGGAAAAACCGCTGTTTTTGATGCAGGAACACGGGTTCATTTTCACGCCAATTCAGGACTTATCGTGGCTTCCAATGCTTCCGTGAATGTTAATGGGGCAACATCTACAACCGACAAACTCGAAAATGAAGTGATTTTTGAAGGCGATCGACTGGAACCCGATTTCTCGGATGTCCCGGGACAGTGGGGAACGATTTGGCTTACCGATGGCAGCACCAACCACAAATTCAATCACTTGACCATCAAAAATGCAACCATCGGATTATTGATTCAAAACAACAACGGGACAACCGTTTCCATTAAAAACACCCAAATTTACGACGCTACCAATTATGGGATTTTGGCCCAGACTGCCAAGATCAACGGGGAGAATTTGGTTGTCAACAGTGCAGGTTTGGCGGGATTGGCTTGTACTTATGGCGGGGATTATAAATTTACCCATTGCACTTTCAACAACAACTGGAATAGTTCCAGTCAGGTAGCTCTTTTGGTCAATAATTATTATGCAGGAGCGACTCCGGAAGTGAAAGATTTGACGGCCGCCACATTCAATAATTGCATTATTTATGGTTGGTATTCCAATGAAATGATCTTGAATAAAAAAACGGGGGCGGCATTCGAATACCAATTCAATAATTGCCTTATCAAGTTTAACAACACTTCAAATCAATACACTAATCATCCTGAATACCAATTTACTACGGATCCGGCACATTACAACGCCATCATTCAAAATAAAGACCCAAAGTTCTTCAAGATTTCAGAAAACAAACTCAATATTGACAACACTTCGGCGGCTTTTGCCAAAGGAAATACAACTTATCTTGTTCCTTTTGATGTTTTAGGAAACACCCGAACTTTGCCACCTGATTTGGGAGCGTATCAAAGCAAACCTTTTCCGAAATAAATGTCGATAATTTAACATGGATTCCCAAAATAATAGCAGAACATTTAAGTAATTTTGTTTCCATCAAAATAAAGACATAAAACCCCAATAAAAATTATTTTATGAAACTAAAACTACTCTTTTTTGCATTATTAATTTCGCTTGTTTCCTTTGCACAAATCCCCGCGGGTTATTATAATTCTGCCACAGGAACCGGTTACGTTTTAAAGACGCAATTATACAACATTATCAAAGGTCATACAGACAATACTTATGCGGGGTTGTACACTACCTATCAAACCTCGGACAGGGATTATTTCTATGAAAATGACGGAACAATTTTAGACATGTATTCTGAAAATCCATCAGGAATTGACCCTTATACTTATTCGGCTGGCACAACCCAAAGATGTGGAAACTATTCAGCGGAAGGCGATTGTTATAACAGAGAACATATCATTCCACAATCGGTATTTGGTTCAAGCTCTCCAATGGTTTCCGATGCCCATTTTATCACTCCAACAGATGGAAAAGTCAATGGAATGAGAAGCAATTATCCTCACGGAACCGTTGCTTCAGTCACTTGGTCTTCCAAAAATGGCAGCAAACTGGGTTCCAGCGGAGTTTCTGGCTATTCCGGCACTGTTTTCGAACCCATCAATGAATTCAAAGGCGATATCGCCAGAATGTATTTTTATTTTGCCACTCGTTACGAAAACACCGTTTCTGGTTATGGTTTCGATATGTTTAATGGTACAAGCGATCAAGTTTTTACACCTGCATTTTTAAGCCTATTATTGACTTGGAATGCCCAAGACCCGGTAAGTCCAAGAGAAATTGCCCGCAACAATGCCATTTATGTACAGCAAAACAACAGGAATCCTTATATAGACCATCCCGAATATGTTCAATTAATTTGGAATCCAACTGCCGATACACAAGCACCAACCGCTGCCTCCAATTTGGCCGTAACCGGAACCACCTCCAGTACTGTTTCTTTAAGCTGGACAGCAGGTACGGACAATGTGGCGGTAACCAGTTATGATGTTTACATGAACGGCGCTTTAAAAACATCCGTTTCTGGATTGACTGCTACAATTACTGGTCTTTCAGCGTCCACAACTTATTCTTTTTACGTGATTGCAAAAGATGCTGCCGTAAATTCATCTCCGGCAAGCAACACCGTAAATGGCACAACCTCCGTTTTTGTTCCCGATACCCAAAATCCAACTCCTGCCACTAGTTTAACCGTAACCAGCACATTATCGACCAAGGTTTCCTTGAGTTGGATTGCCGGAACGGATAATTTTGGCATCACTGCCTATGATGTTTATGTCAATGGCGTTTTTAATTCCTCGGTTACAGGAACTGTAGCCACAATTTCGGGATTAACGGCTTCTACAACTTATTCCTTTTACGTAATTGCCAGAGATGCGGCAAACAATTCTTCCGTGGCCAGCAATTCAGTTGATGGAACGACAAAAGCTGCCGGCACCGACACCACACTTTGTGCTTCGGAGAGTTTCGAGAACATTCCTGCAAGTGCTTCATCTTATGCAACCAGAACTTGGACAGGTGATTCCGGGTTGGACTGGACTGCAACAGATGCCCGTACAGATCAAAAAATTAATACAACAAGAGCAATTTGTATAAGAAATGGGTCTCTTGCTGCATTCACGGCATCCAATGGAATTGGCAATCTTACTGTTACTACTAAACTAATATTTGGTACTGTTAGCGGAACTTTCACCCTTCGTGTCAATGGTAATAGTGTTGGTACTATTCCTTACAGCACTGCCGAAGCAACTACAACTATTTCTGGAATCAATATTGTAGGTGATGTAATTGTTAGTATTACGGATAATAGTGTAGCAGCAAATCGCGTGGCTTTTGACGACCTTTCCTGGACTTGCTATTCGGGTTTAGGGCTTGAAACTTTAAGTCAAAAGGAAT comes from the Flavobacterium limnophilum genome and includes:
- a CDS encoding PaaI family thioesterase — its product is MTFDKEKILQYCNEISKNTLMQTLNIEYVDAGPDYLTATMPVNPSVHQPMGLLHGGASVALAESVGSAASFLFVNPEHSEVRGIEISANHVKAKRNGIVTATAKIIHKGSSIHLWEIRITDENEALISLCKLTTMVLPKRKIEK
- a CDS encoding right-handed parallel beta-helix repeat-containing protein, whose protein sequence is MRQLTFLFFIGILITVSSCRTDFETVPSTGNLAFSRDTIYLDTVFTNIGSSTYSLKVYNKSKNDINIPSIQLGKGLNSKYRMTVDGMQGNQGRVFENVTLLAKDSLYIFIETTANIADANLTDFLYTDQILFDGGSNLQKVELVTLVQDAVFLYPQKFADGTTETLPIGDEAIYGFFLDENDPINGNELHFTNKKPYVIYGYAAVPSGKTAVFDAGTRVHFHANSGLIVASNASVNVNGATSTTDKLENEVIFEGDRLEPDFSDVPGQWGTIWLTDGSTNHKFNHLTIKNATIGLLIQNNNGTTVSIKNTQIYDATNYGILAQTAKINGENLVVNSAGLAGLACTYGGDYKFTHCTFNNNWNSSSQVALLVNNYYAGATPEVKDLTAATFNNCIIYGWYSNEMILNKKTGAAFEYQFNNCLIKFNNTSNQYTNHPEYQFTTDPAHYNAIIQNKDPKFFKISENKLNIDNTSAAFAKGNTTYLVPFDVLGNTRTLPPDLGAYQSKPFPK
- a CDS encoding endonuclease → MKLKLLFFALLISLVSFAQIPAGYYNSATGTGYVLKTQLYNIIKGHTDNTYAGLYTTYQTSDRDYFYENDGTILDMYSENPSGIDPYTYSAGTTQRCGNYSAEGDCYNREHIIPQSVFGSSSPMVSDAHFITPTDGKVNGMRSNYPHGTVASVTWSSKNGSKLGSSGVSGYSGTVFEPINEFKGDIARMYFYFATRYENTVSGYGFDMFNGTSDQVFTPAFLSLLLTWNAQDPVSPREIARNNAIYVQQNNRNPYIDHPEYVQLIWNPTADTQAPTAASNLAVTGTTSSTVSLSWTAGTDNVAVTSYDVYMNGALKTSVSGLTATITGLSASTTYSFYVIAKDAAVNSSPASNTVNGTTSVFVPDTQNPTPATSLTVTSTLSTKVSLSWIAGTDNFGITAYDVYVNGVFNSSVTGTVATISGLTASTTYSFYVIARDAANNSSVASNSVDGTTKAAGTDTTLCASESFENIPASASSYATRTWTGDSGLDWTATDARTDQKINTTRAICIRNGSLAAFTASNGIGNLTVTTKLIFGTVSGTFTLRVNGNSVGTIPYSTAEATTTISGINIVGDVIVSITDNSVAANRVAFDDLSWTCYSGLGLETLSQKEFKIYPNPSNGDFNVIFDDSNGVHSVEIFSLLGQKVFEKNNTQGSSISVTNLPKGTYLIKVTKDSKSRTEKIMIN